A single genomic interval of Electrophorus electricus isolate fEleEle1 chromosome 4, fEleEle1.pri, whole genome shotgun sequence harbors:
- the rpl15 gene encoding 60S ribosomal protein L15 yields MGAYKYMQELWRKKQSDVMRFLLRVRCWQYRQLSALHRAPRPTRPDKARRLGYKAKQGYVIYRVRVRRGGRKRPVPKGATYGKPVHHGVNQIKFARSLQSVAEERAGRHCGGLRVLNSYWVGEDSTYKFFEVILIDTFHKAIRRNPDTQWITKAVHKHREMRGLTSAGKKSRGLGKGHKFHHTIGGSRRAAWRRRNTLQLHRYR; encoded by the exons ATGGGTGCGTACAAGTATATGCAGGAGCTATGGAGAAAAAAGCAATCGGACGTGATGCGCTTCTTGCTCCGTGTCCGCTGCTGGCAGTACCGCCAGCTCTCCGCTCTCCATCGCGCTCCGAGACCCACCAGACCTGACAAGGCCCGCAGACTAGGCTACAAGGCCAAGCAGG GTTACGTCATCTaccgtgtgcgtgtgcgccgTGGGGGCCGCAAGCGCCCCGTGCCCAAAGGTGCCACCTACGGCAAGCCCGTGCACCACGGCGTCAACCAGATCAAGTTCGCTCGCAGCCTTCAGTCTGTTGCTGAG GAGCGTGCAGGCCGTCACTGCGGAGGTCTCCGGGTGCTCAACTCCTACTGGGTAGGTGAGGACTCCACATACAAGTTCTTTGAGGTGATACTCATCGACACCTTCCACAAGGCCATTAGACGCAACCCCGATACCCAATGGATCACCAAGGccgtgcacaaacacagggagaTGCGCGGTCTCACGTCCGCTGGCAAGAAGAGCCGTGGCCTGGGCAAGGGCCACAAGTTCCACCACACGATTGGTGGCTCCCGCCGTGCAGCCTGGAGGCGTCGCAACACCCTGCAGCTGCACCGCTACCGCTAA
- the nkiras1 gene encoding NF-kappa-B inhibitor-interacting Ras-like protein 1 isoform X2: MGKGCKVVVCGLASVGKTAILEQLLYGNHSVGAESNETQEDIYVASVETDRGVKEQLRLYDTRGLRDGQDLPKHYFSVADGFVLVYSIDSLESFKKVDLLKKEIDKSRDKKEIL; this comes from the exons ATGGGAAAAGGCTGTAAGGTTGTGGTCTGTGGCTTGGCCTCTGTGGGTAAAACTGCCATTCTGGAACAGTTACTCTACGGCAACCACTCTGTAG GTGCTGAGTCAAACGAAACCCAGGAAGACATTTATGTCGCCTCCGTTGAGACGGACCGCGGAGTGAAGGAGCAATTACGCTTATATGACACAAGGGGGCTCCGTGACGGCCAGGATCTTCCTAAACATTACTTCTCTGTGGCCGATGGCTTTGTGCTGGTCTACAGCATCGACAGTCTGGAATCCTTTAAGAAAGTCGATCTTTTGAAGAAGGAAATAGACAAATCCAGGGACAAAAAAGAG